Genomic window (Molothrus ater isolate BHLD 08-10-18 breed brown headed cowbird chromosome 7, BPBGC_Mater_1.1, whole genome shotgun sequence):
ACCAGTATCATCATAAATTGGcatgtttttttcaaatatacTTTGATTAAACTCAAGCTAGCAAGCTGAGAGCAAGAATAATGTACAAGTGTGTCAGTCTTGTGTTCTAAAGAAAATCTGCCCCAAAAGAATCCAGAAATATCCAGAAGAATCTATTACATTAATGCTTTTAAATCTCTGTGGAAGTCTTTAAAGTATAAAGTAACAACTTCTACACATTGTactaatttaaaatatgaaatataatgAATATAATATTCATCTATGAGTCATGAGGATTCACTATAATATTCAAATAATAACTTATAAAGCTTATGCAGGCTTTGCAGTGTACTGGTATTAATGATCTAATGATTGTGCAATTTCACTACAGCCAACAAGCACAGGAGGACACAGAAAATAACAAAGTCCCTGACCAGCTCTCAAGGTATTCTATTTGTCACAACTTGTTATTCTAAACCAGTCTGAGTTCATTTTCAGTTAAACAAGAAAGAGAACAACTAGTGTTCTTTGAAATGTTACCACAATCAAAGAAATATCAATCAAATACATTATTTCACACCTGCTTTTGACAAGGAAATAGGATATGTCTCTATGTTATTTATTCCTGCACTGTGTTCTATAGCTACAGATGTAAGGAATGCAACAGGATGAGAATAGGTTTTAGGAAAGCACATTTCAAGTAATCAAGGAGAGTAGAGAataacataaaaagaaaaacttggtATAGAGAagtctgataaaaaaaaataaacaaaaacaaccacatTATGTTGAAGAATAAAAAACCATTGAGAAGATTAGTGAAAGGAAGGTGGCCAGGAAAATTTGCAGAGAGCTGATTAAACATGATGCAATGTTCAGCCCTCAGCACTCAGTCCAATGTTTCATAAACCACTTATTACAGAAAGGAGAAGACCTGTGAAGGCCAGAATTCTGTTTCTTGACTGTGTTTTTGAGAAAAGGTCAGAGAGATTGGaaatcttaaataaataaaggagaaaCTGAGTGTTTTTgcaaaacagattaaaatacCTATATGAATTCTTTCTCTCATCATAAAATCCAAAAAGGATAGCCAGATCACAAAGACCCTTACATTCACACTGTcaatattaataacaaattTGTAATAATGTTTCCGCTTCATTGAAACTGcatatctcaaaaaaaaattaacatttcattaaaaatgttccAAACAACTCTAGTTAGCATGCTGATGAAAAGTGCAGATGGTACTAAATTAGGAGGAATGGTGACAtcccaagaagaaaaaataatagaaagagCTAGATTTGGGCAGAAATTAGCaaattttgaaacagaaatgctAGGGAATTTATTCATGGAAAATATTCCATAATATGTCTACTTCTTAGTGCAGTTTTCCTTCCCAGGAGCCACTGTAACATAATTTTGTGCTATATCAGAGAAATAACCACAATGAGGTGTAGGGAGGGAGAATGCCTTTAATAAGATGGAGTTGATCAGGCCTGAAAGTTTTTCAAGATTATGACTTGTTCAGAGAGATGATTTTAAAGGTGTTTATAAAACAACTCAAAATGTAAACTTGAAAGGAATTAAGTCTGAATAGTTTGGCTTAGAAATAATGAAGGTGAAGGTAGGGGGAGCAGCTAACAAAGGGCAACAAAAAGCATATCTGTGTAATACAATACAGTTTCTAGCTCATACTTAATTAGTAAGACCATTCCAATACAGCTGTAATTGCTTTCCACACTTGAAGTGAGTTGTTCAGAACTAGTTCAGGAATCTCTGCACAAAACTGTACTGCATAGTACAGGCATACCTTCAGAACTGAAACCTAACCACAAAAAATATGTCAAGATCAATTTGAGGCACAAAAAGAACCCCTCTTTCCTATAGAAACACTAGTCTGGCAAGTGGGAAATTGAAATCAATAAAGATTGTTTAAAAGTTCAATTCTTACAGTCTGCTCCTGTGGTACTGCTCTCCTTTCAGCAATGCCATCTCCAAGCGCCACGCTGAATATGAGAGACATGCTGAAGGCACCTACACCAGTGACATCACCTCTTATTTGGAAGGTCAAGCTGCCAAAGAGTTCATTGCTTGGTTAGTGAATGGACGAGGAAGAAGAGAGTAAGAATCCATCTGTTCCTCTTATTAAATTTTGCCTAGCATTTGGGGTTAGAAATCATGTCTGATGAAACTTTGATGTGCTTTTGATCATTCTTGCTGTACTTCATGTCTTTCTTTTGTATTAGAAGATATTCTGTTGGTGATTGACTACCACTTTACATTATTAAGTTCAAATACAGATTAAAATCTGTTCAGTATGCTGTTACACTCTAAAAGGTGAAGTTTATTTAAAGTCAACACATCTAAAACTAAACCAGACCTTCTTCCTCTAACTACGATCTTCCCCTTCACATAACATTGCTTACAGTCTCCTTAACTGTCACTGAGATTATTCAAGTCACTATCACCTTAAATTgccttctcttcttttccttttacagtCCATCTTTTCCCCTGCAATATTTCCAAGATTAAATCTTTACCAATGTCTTCAGTTGTACTCTGTGTGCTGATGATCACTCCCAGGAGTAACTAAGAacttattttcctcttcccatGCTTCTCAGAGTCtccccaagctgctgctgccataaCTATCATTTGCTATAGCTTATCTTCCTTTTTAAGATGTCTCTGATTCTTTTGCCATGGTTTGCAGTTCCCTGGACACAAAGCTCCACTAATGGTTTTGCCTACCTatgatttctttaatttctaCCTTGTTCTCCACATACTCATTGCAGATTTCTCTATCCTATCCACTTCATGTACTCCCTCATGACTTTACATCTTTTGTCACGATGGTCTTACAATTAGAATGGCATTGCCTTCAGTCTCCTGCAGGCATCTTCTGCTCATCTTTTTCCAACTCTACATGGTTAGGAGCTACACCatgcagctgccactgcccaCCTTTCAACTGTTCTGTACTTATTTGTGCCTTTAGACTGTAAGCTCTTTGGGGCAGGGATTTCAGTTCATCCTCTGATTAAATATTCTACCAGCTGTAAAGTATTATGTAAGTCTCtcactttacataaaaataataataataaaaaataataataaaatacaatctGTAAGACAAGATTGTGTGTTGTAGTTAAGGAAGActaaataggaaaaattaagttttgtaAATATTGacaatttcctgaaaaaaaatggagttaAATAAATTAGGTCAGCTatacagagaagggaaaagctgGTTCCCCTTCTTAGTTATGTTCAGACATCCACTTGTTTTTCtgtcatgttttattttcatgagcAGAAATAGAGTATGTCTGTATCCATTTGAGAGAAATACAACCTCAACTGAACTTAGAAACCTAGATGGGCAATTAATTGTAGACAACCCTTCTGCTTTCCAATATTTAGTACCATTTGTGGTTGAACTTGTATACAACCTTCCTTGAAATGATCCAGTCTGCCTGTCATTGGATCCAGAACCCAGGGTGCTTCAGGATCAGCCCATCTTAATGAAATCCATCAAAATCTTCCTATATTTGATGGGATGAAACAAGAGAGGAAAGTTTTCTAAATCAAACTCTGGTTTTGACAAACTGGTTTTCCAGCAGtcaaaaaaagaatggaaaaataatcaGGATCTGATTCCAAGTACAAAATGCCACATTCTATGATTTTACATCAAACAAGGACATAGGTTTTATACAGGTGCTTTAAGTGAGCTATTTCAACAACTCttctgcaaaaaaagaaattactgcccttattaatttttattaagaaTAAGAATTCttaggaaatatattttaagtaaataaataggCCTTATGtccaaataaaacagaaaaatgtatgaaaattTGACTGTAATGTTTTACTAGTTGTATTTCTTAAATAGCAATTCTTAGTAAATGTACTAGTTCCTAATATACGTGGCATAGACATTGCAGACTGAGATATATTTTTGCATGTATGGCTTTTTCAAAACTGCTGGAGAGGAGTTTAGGCTCACTGGAAGGAATGGCTGTGTGTTTTGAACATAATGCCTCAAAAGATGTTCTGACACGCATTGTGCTGCACTGAGCCATAACATCAGGCTCAACCCTTAACTCCTTAAAATCACAGGGAATGTGCAGTGTATTAGAACCCTGTAACAAGGCCCTTTTAAATGGATTGTTTGTTTTGATCTACACAGTGTtgataatttcttatttttgaagTTTCCCAGAAAAAGCTCTTGTGGCTGAAGAAATGGGTCGAAGACATGCAGATGGCACTTTCACGAGTGATATCAACAAAGTCCTTGATGACATGGCTGCCAAAGAGTTCCTAAAATGGCTCATTAACACAAAAGTTACCCAAAGGTGCCTGAATTTTATACTATTCTTAATATActgatattttaaatgcatttgtcACACTGGGGGAAAATACTACTAATTTTTCTCTTAGCTGCTGATATATCTGTAGTATGTTGCAAACTTTGTTACAGACAAAGAAGGATAAGACACTAAATGGAACTCATTCCAAATATTATCTGAATTTTTATCAATGGTGAACCTCTCTAATAATTTCCTATTTAACTTGAAAGTAGTTCTGCCACTGAATGTTACCAGAAGTAAGGTCAtattaaatactgaaaaataaaactttgctTTGCATGGGACAttataaaatcagaaatattgaTTGGCAAAATTGCACCAAACTGATTATTCTTTAAAGACTGTGATATAAAATACTGCCTTAATCTGTGGCTTGTCATTAGGGAAGAGTGCTGTAATCTGAGCTCCTGCCAGGTGACTCTTTGGGACCCCTGCTTTCGTTTGCCTGTATATAggcaaagcagcattttctaaACGAGCGCTGTGAACAGGTTAATATTTGggaattatttattaaaattaacaaAGCATTTTAAGAAGTCATTAAATGCCAACACAAGACACATGTGAGTGGCCAGATTTTTTTAGCATGTTAGATATCCCATTTGCATTATTAAAGCACCCAAAAAGACAGTTGATTTTGgaaatctgaaacaaaattaacaaaaaatttaGAAGGTGTagttaaaatacagtttttattAACATGTTACTATTTTTATGTTTGTAGTTCAGCGTTGAAACAAACAATTTAGGAAAAGAATCTATTAGAAACTActaaaatgcttttcctttagGAATAATTGTTTTCAATCTGTTATTAGAGAGAGGCATTGAGAGGTCTGTGAAACTAACATCTGCTCACtcttaaacagaaaaaatatgttcCACACATATTTCATAAATCTTGGGAGACTTAGAATTTTTCCtaattgctgctgctttttttctttgtttttttccccagagacCTTTTGGAAGAATACCAgtaaaaatgaagaataaaatggGATAAATGAAGATCTTCATTTCATCAACTGCCAGTTATTAAGAGATTCTGAAATCTGTATTCTGTCATTTACATTTGTTGTAACAAAGCTATGTCACCTTGCATGCCAGGAAATAATTGTACTATAGTTTAGTGTTGCCAAAGGTTTATATATGGAAAACCTGTTGTCTAAGGGATGGTTTTCTTAACAGCTTTAAGAATGTGAAAGTTCTATAACTTCATGTTTTGCATTTATTAGGACTAAAGTAACTCCATTTATATTTaaggataaaattatttttctaaaaaatttaCTTCTACACACAAATTATTCAATTACCAATTATACGTGTTATTCATAAGGGGCTGGCAGTTACAAATGCCTGAGAAGTAAATATCCCTCTTAAAACCTTTGTTATAAAAAGGCTAAGCTTTAAGGGTATTAAATTATAgcctaaaataaatttttttcaagcTTCTTTTCTGTTGACTTCTCATTGTGTATATGCCATGTTCCTCTTTGCActccatttcattttattctaaTATTTTAGTGTCTATGAGATTTTAGAAGTGGTTTGTTTGGAATGATAAACTCAGCATTGTTTGGTCACATTTTCTCTGCAATAATTCCCAGAAAAGAGCTATGTGAACTCTGAACTATCTTTaggtgaaaaataaatcatgtaAGATGAAGCTAGAGGGAGAAACATGACTGAAGAGACAATTATTCTTCATTAACATAAATTCTGGCTCAGAACAGGAGGACAGATTTGGAAAATGTTAAGTGCAATATATTCCATAAGTGTGGAAACTGCCCCAGAACACCTTCAAATTTTCTAGGATTGCCAAACCAAGCCAAGACCCTCTAATCTGTGttatattccttccttccttccttctttctctgaggATCACTTTTATGGGCTGCTGTCTCCTGCTTCCAAACTACTTCCTGACTACACAAAgccccttttcttcctcttgctatTTTAGCAATATATGAGGGATTTATATTAAAATGTCCTAAAGGGCAAGTAGTCTAAGAGAAATTCAATGGTCTTAACAAGTATCTAGTAGAAGTTGATATGAAATTGGACCATTGTTGAATCAGAATTAGTACCTATAATTTTGCTAGGAATAACATTTTTATGGGAAtaagttttttaaaagcatctgaAACTTCCACTTATAATCTAAAATTTCTGGGAAAATATTAGATCATTCTTCCAAAGTGCTATAGGAATGAATATTCTGTAATTTTAGATCAGAACAGATCATACCCAACTTGGCATCTTGATCAGCTTCTTGGCAACAACAGAAAGCTTTGCTAACATCCCAACTTTAAACAATTTAAATTCAATAGAATCTTGCactaaagaaaatataaaatcataACATCCAAAATACCACTGgagataagaaaagaaaaagggaaaaaaggtggAGGCTGTGTATAcatattatttgtttatttaatccCATTTGTGGGATTTGGGTCCAAGCGGAACTGGAAAAGATTCAGTTTTACACAGTTGGATACATATGGCCCAGGATAAAATGGTACAAGGTaactctgctgctcccacagacTCAACTATTGcctttgaaatgttttatttcactttgtCCAGGATGTTTTGGTGTTCTGAAGGAAGGATTCCTCAAttacaaatccattttttcGCAGTGTCTGTCACCAGGGATTTTGAGCCCCTCCTGGTGATGACTTTGTCAGCTATGAAAATACTGGGCTTTCCACACTTTTACAAATGATATGCTTTAGGAACAGAGGGATATGAATTATTTTCTCAAGTTTATGCAGCTTGTCTGgaacacaagaaaaacatttaaccTCTAATTTTCTAAGTCCTGATCTAGAGCATGAATCAAAAGTAACCCTTTCTTCACAAATGAGACAAGCTGAGCTTATAATAAGAAATATCAAACACATGTTTCACCTCAACAGGACTAGGATTTACATATCCTGAAATCATAGAACAAGTCCATATGGCATCAGTAATAAGGTATGCCCTGGATATTTCTCACACATGCTACATGAAATTCAGTGAAGAGTATAAGtacagggaaaaagaagtcacAATCTCTTTGTCTTTACTACAATAGCTGGAGTCCTCTGTGTATTGCACATGTGCTGCCTTGAACTTCCATGTGGccttatatttaaaaatgccctcactgtattttatttgctgAGTGTGCAGCATCTTTTCTCTTCCATACTATTTACTAAATATCTGGAAAAATAAGCATATTTCATGAAAACAAGACAACTACTTGGAattaataccaaaaaaaaaaaaaaaaccaaaaaacagcagaaactgAGATACCTGAGATTCTCTAACCATTCAACTGTGCTCAGAGGACATGTAAGAATCTGTAGTTCccaagaaaacaattttctaaagaaaaatatacaaacTTGAAAGAGCTAAGTGACAGTTGCTACTAACCACATTGAAATTGATGTCCCAGTGACATAATCACataaaaaagggatttttctttcttgatttaCAGTTAACACTCTCTTCACAATCCTCTCAAATGGAACCAATGCAAAGATTTGCTACAAAACTGTCATGCCATTTCAACttcaaatgcaaagaaaaaatgaaactcCACTATTCACTGGAGCCACTGAATCCACACAAAACTTTATCCAGCCCATATTTTGTCTCCCACAGGAACACACTGAGAAATCTGGAATATCGGATTTCAAATCATTGCACCTGTAAAGTAAACTTTTAAAGTGACATTttagtcactttttttttactctgcaGAGAGCTtaagtttttcatttttgcagtttggcttttccaaatatttctggAGGAAAGGCTCTGGATGTATATATAAACAGATGTCTAACAAAGTCTTGAGTTTTACTGAGGCTAGAAGTGTGAGGAAGACATTGCATCTGGCAGATCCCCCAGCTGTTTGGGAGGTCAGCCTCAGGctgaaagctgcattttcattcttttctagtcAGTAGCTCCTTGCAATCATGCAACTTCTTTATGAATATCACTGTGTTGAACATACAATATGAAGCTACAGCTTCTCAAATTTCATCATGTAGCAGCCACTGCTGGATAGTCATTTGTTTAATTTCTTGGCATGGTGCTAATACATATCTGATTACAAAAGAACACCACAGTATAAAGTAACTTGAAATACTTAgctggaagaatttttttaagtctcAGGCTATCACAAAAGACAATCTGACTGAGAACCAGAAGCATGACCATAACAATATTTTTTTGGGATCATGAGTGTTTTGATCAGTCAGGAGGAACTTGAGATTTTTTTCGAGTTGTAGAGAATCATTGTTAGGAACTATTACAACTCAATGGAAAACATATTCTGCTTTACTGACTATTACTGAATCACTCAGATGGTTCTGCCTACAGATTTGGGTCCTGTAAATCCCTCTGGCATGACCACAGTCAGAGGCACTGTAGGTTACTAAAAATTTGATCTAGACATAAGAACCAATATTTCCAAAAGCACTTAAAATTATGTTCCCACAGAAACCAGCCATATGCATTGACAGTACTGCTCCTTTATTCTCCTTAGAATTCACCACTGAGAAACTTTAAAACATGGGAGATAATCTCTCAAAATATTACTAAACTGCAAATTGGCTGTGAAAAGCTACAAAATATTCAGGTACATTTTTTCACAAGACTGACATAATTTGACTGTACATTTTGAGACCTTGTGATGATCACTACTTAAATgtttaggggggaaaaatgcACAGATTGACTGAATTATATCTATGTTGTGATTCCTACTCactaggaaaaggaaaattcaccctggggtgaggggtggtggtgttttattttcctctttgattGTTGATAAGACAAACAGATGCACAGTATAGCAGATTGGTATTTAAGTGGAGCTGTAAGACATTCTGAAACATTGGTCATGCATCTTACACCATATAATGAGATGCTACTTTGAAAAGTAATGTAAAGCACTGTTATTTCACTGTGATTTTACTTTATAGAAGAGGCCTTATCCACTCAGAGATTAGTGATTAGCAAGCTGTGAAATTGCAGCAGGCTGGATGCTGCATGGTAAATGTACACTGTGCTACCTGGAACCACTATCAGGGCACATTAATGACCTTCCTAAGGTAACCCAATACTGCCAGCACAGCATAAATTTGTAACTAGTACCAGCTGCTACCTTCGAGGAGCATGGTATACAACAATGAGCAAGAACACGTTTGTCCCTAGATGAAGTCTGTTAGCTCCTAGACACATCCTTAAAGTTTGTAAACACTTTGGTTATACTAAAGGAGACTTTTTTATCACAAAAAGCTATTTTCCCGCTTCCAGACATGGTTTGCTTAAGAAACAGcagtaaaatattaaatgctGTACTCCGTCTGCAGAAGCAGAATGAAGGAGCAAGCAGCATTACCTTTCTGAAAGCTTTGACAAGCTCTTTGAAGGCAAGACTAAGAACATTTGCTATTTCCCTTGACTTGAAATCTTGCTTCAGCAGATCACATACTTTTTCTGCTACATTTCGCAACTCGTAAAATACCTGCATCTGTCTCTGGTAGCTACTAGTGTTCTGCAATTAGAGGAGGAAAATCTAACATggataaaacaaaaagcatgaCTTACAATTATTGTTTTGGAGGCTAGAgctcttaaaataatttagaaagacagtttttttaataactggTAGGACTCAGATTTTTAAACAATCAAAGGCTTTACAGTTTTGATTTACAGGttattctgtcttttttcttattctgaCCACAATTTGTCTTACTTTCTCAGCACATACTCAAAACTCTCCTTGGAAAGGGAATTGTTTTATGTCATACACAAGGGTCATCTTCAACActaaattttaaacttttgtcctatatttccattttctgattttaatttaaagaccCACTTAGCAGACTTACACATCTATCTCCAGTGCCAAAAAACTATAAATATAAGCCCTTCCTGcaattttatctgttttttcaTGACTGCTAGAAAAAGAAGTTCAAAGAGCAGGAAGTTAACAAGAAATGACGGTGTTATCAAAACATTGGGAGTGTCCATCAGCGTTTGAAGGCATTTCACTTTCTGGGCCGTTATCTGATTTCCGACAGAAGTCCCCCCGCTGTCCCAAGTCTCTCCTGCCGCGTCCAGCTGTGTCACCGCGCCGCCGGGCTGCGAGCACTCGGGGAAAGCGCCGCTCCCCCCGCGGAGAGCCGGGATCTTGCACAACGCCCAGCGCCTGCCGCTCCCCTTCAGCCGCCCCCagcccgcccccgccccggcgcCGCTCGCGAGCGGAGCCCCGCGGGCAGCGCGGGGGCTGCGGAGCCACAGCGCGCTCGGCTccgcccggctcggctcggctcggctcggctcggctccgCCCGGCTCGCTCGCCGCTCGGCTCGGCTCGCTCTGATCCGCTCCGCGATGCCGGTGGGTGAGGGCGCGGTGGGCGGCAGCGCGGGCAGGGCCTGCGCCGCTGGCGGCTGACGGGACTTGTCTTGCAGAGCTTCCTGAAGTGGCTGCTGGGGATCCTGGGGGTCGCCGTGGTTGTGGTGGTCATCACCGtgcccctggtgctgctcaccCGCCGTAAGTgcgcggggagcggggcggggggcgcgctGCGGAGCGGGGAAAGTTCTGCGGAAAGTTTCTGCCTCAGGGAACGGGGTCTGGGAAAGCGGGAGGTACGGCCGTCTCACCTGAGGGGGTGGGGGGCGCAGAGACAATTAAAAAGTCTCTTAATCTTCATGTTTGTTGATAATAGTCAGAAGCATTGTCGTTTTCACCATTTTCTGTTCTTATTGTCGCCAAAGGCTCTCGAACCAGCAGTAAATTGACAATTACTAATTTTTCTAGAGTGTATTGAAAAGATTATATTCCCTCtcatttgctttgtttgcaCAATTTTGTTAACACCATTAAGTGAAATTATATAAACAGCACAGTTACAGAGGTCAGAAAAGTACAGAAAGGTTCTGAATGAGTTTTTGGACTCCGACCAGTTAGCACTTTCCAGGTCACCCTGGTCGCTCTGGAGGTTAATGTGGAACAGCATTAAATCCTGATCAAGCAGTGCTTTCAGCTGGTaggacagagctgctctcgTTTTGTGCTGTGATTAACAGCTGAGCCGTCGGGATATGCAtagccagcacagcacactcTAAGGGGGCGTTTCTAGACTAGACCTAGGCCCGAGAAGTGCACCCCAAAAAAAGTGAAGATGTGTAAGTGGATCTTGACGATGTGCTGGGAAATTGCTTATGTGTGCAGAAAGTTGGGAGGTTTTGTTGTGTTGGTTAAAGAGGTGGAGCTTGTGTCACTGGTGCTCCTGTGGCATAATTTACATTAAACTGTTTTGCAGTTCAGTTCTATTAATATTAATATCAATATCACAGTCATTCAGAACTGGATTTTCAAAGTCCAGATATCTGAGTTACATGCCTTCTAGGCTGAAACTTCCATTAGTGGATGCTGAGTctgttttctcttatttttggGCAGCTTTTTGCCACTTATCtcaaaaaaaagcagatttttgagGTGACAAAAAATACTCTGAATTTCACAAGTGGGGAAGAGCAAGAGAAAGGGTCTTGATAACTTATCAGATGGATGTGTGCAGGCGTAACACCTAGTGAAAGAATTCAGTATGCAGGCCTGAACTCTGCTGAAGAGTTCGTACTTGTCTATCTTGATGCCAATGCTATGTCTTTCTGTAAATAAAGtgggttttcttctttcatgagTTGTAGCATAGGAGTTCTTTTCCTCTAGAAGTGGCTGCAATTCAAGATCAGTCATTCAGTTACatagtaaattaattttacttcaAAGAGGCATTTCTGTTCTACGATACACAGAATACCACTATGCTGTCAGCCTTGGCTTGTTTCCTTTGGTTATAAAAGAGTACAACAGTGTGTCAGACTTCTTACTGTTGGTTCAAATTAAGGCATAGAGAACACACCCAGGTGGTTCATTAAGTCCCTCTGGGTAAAATAAGGATTGAGATGGAGTGGTCCCAGTTCAAAAACTTGAATTCCTGTCTCTTCACAAATCAGGCCAGCAGTAACATCTGAACAACTGTGACCATTGTAGTTTGGGAACTGCAGAGTTCTTTTGAATTTTTGACTGAAGGGTGCTAAACAGATGTTTTCTGTTAGCTGAGAGTGTACAGGTGGTGTACTCATAAAGTAGTAATTTATAGGTTAGGGCAATTAATCACTAGTTTGATTATATGGCTTTAATGAACAACCACAGCACATGTAGCTATGGATGCCTCTTGGGCCATGCAGATGATTGAGTACAAAATGAAAAGTGGTAAAACTgctttgggaaggagcagctcatGTGACTGTGACTATGTGAAATCAAAGTCTGCTCTGATAAAAATCCCTCCAATTGCAGTCAAATAGTTTTCATTTCATCCCAATGTTTCAAGCATTGTACAGGGAGTGAATATGACGGTTATTGATATAAACAGATAATTTTGAGTTTGAACTTCTTACCTATGGTCTGCAGCTTTTTTCCCTGCCATGCttctcaaattattttcatttcataagCTTAGTATTCATGCAGCACATAATTAGTTGGAGAAGTGGTCTCCAGTGCAGTGAAAGGTAGTGGAATTTTGCCTCTCCAGCAGAGTTCTGACCTGTTGGCTGGCCTGTAGGCCTTGCAAGCAGaacttctgcttcttttcttgCAGACACTTAGCATGGACAAATAGTGATGACTTAAATTTGTGAAGTAGTTCCCTAATTTGAGGTGCAGCCATTTACTTGGAGGGTCTGCTGACAGAACTCTGTACAAAATTCTATATTTCATTTAGGCCCACTGCCTATTTTGACacttcattttat
Coding sequences:
- the GCG gene encoding pro-glucagon; this translates as MKMKSIYFVAGLLLMIVQGSWQNPLQDTEEKSRSFKASHSEPIEESRPLNEVKRHSQGTFTSDYTKYLDTRRAQDFVQWLMSTKRNGQQAQEDTENNKVPDQLSSNAISKRHAEYERHAEGTYTSDITSYLEGQAAKEFIAWLVNGRGRRDFPEKALVAEEMGRRHADGTFTSDINKVLDDMAAKEFLKWLINTKVTQRDLLEEYQ